Genomic window (Meleagris gallopavo isolate NT-WF06-2002-E0010 breed Aviagen turkey brand Nicholas breeding stock unplaced genomic scaffold, Turkey_5.1 ChrUn_random_7180001862993, whole genome shotgun sequence):
GTGCTGGCGGTGCTGGCGGTGACGCCAACCTTCCACGCGCCCGCATTCCTCCTCGTGGGCAGTTTGGCGGCCGCCGACCTGCTGGTGGGGCTGGGCCTCATCCTGCGCTTCGCTTCCATCTACCTGGTGCCGTCGGAGGCGCTGGGTTTGGGGACggcagggctgctgctcacCGCCTTCACCGCCAGCGTGGGCACCGTGCTGGCCATCGCCGCCGAGCGCTTCGTGTCGCTGCACCATGCGCTCACCTACAGCTCGGGGCGGGCGGGCGGCCGGACCCGGCTCACACTGCTGCTCACCTGGGGAGCGTCGCTGTGCTGCGGGCTGCTGCCCGCCCTGCGCTGGAACTGCGTGCGGGATCCGTCCTCCTGCGGCTCCATCCG
Coding sequences:
- the LOC104915984 gene encoding G-protein coupled receptor 3-like, whose translation is MMESWPPSASTAQHGGFGAQNGSVESLELQSTLQPLPLDPWDVALCVSGTVISCENAVVLAVLAVTPTFHAPAFLLVGSLAAADLLVGLGLILRFASIYLVPSEALGLGTAGLLLTAFTASVGTVLAIAAERFVSLHHALTYSSGRAGGRTRLTLLLTWGASLCCGLLPALRWNCVRDPSSCGSIRPLGRHHLAALSIAFLAAFAVLLQLYAQICRIARRHAQHV